The Sorangiineae bacterium MSr11954 DNA segment TCCACTTCTCCTTGCGGCGCCTCGTACCTTCGGGACGTGTATGCGAGAGCCCCCGGGGCGGGCAATCGGTGGCGATCCACCTTCAGGCCATTGGCGGTGAGCGGGAGCGCCTCGAGATGCACATACGCGGCCGGCACCATATGATCCGGCAATCCGCTCGCCAGGTGCGCACGAAGCGCCTCGGCCGGCGCGGGCTCCGCGGCCGTGTAATAGGCAACGAGTCGCTTGTCCCCTGGCACGTCCTCGCGCACCAGGACCACCGCTTCGCGCAGGCCGGGGAGGGCCCGAAGCCGCGCTTCGACCTCGCCCAGCTCGACGCGGAAGCCGCGGATCTTCACCTGATCATCGTTTCGACCCAAGAACTCGATATTCCCATCGGGGAGCCATCGTCCGATATCTCCGGTCCGATACATACGAGCTTCGGGATCGCGGACGAAGGGGTCTTTCAGGAAGCGCTCCGCGGTCAGCTCGGGTCGATGGAGATATCCGCGCGCGACGGCGGCTCCACCGATATACAGCTCTCCGGCGGCGCCCACTGGGACGGGCCGCCCGTCGCGGCCCAAGATGTAGATGCGCGCCGTGGGAATGGGGCGGCCAATCGGAGGGTTCACAGGGGCCGTTTCTGGACACGTGTACCAGCTCGCCGTAATGGTGGTCTCGGTCGGGCCATAGCAGTTGATGAGCGGCGCACGCTTCTCCGCATTCTGCGCGTGCCAGCTCTCGATCGTGCCTCGGTCGAGCGCTTCGCCCCCGACGAAGACCATGCGCAATCGATGCGCATTCGGGCTCGAAGCCCCCGCGGCCAGGACGTGCCGAAGGACGCTGGGCGGCAAATCGAGGAGGGTGACGCCTTCTTCGCACACCAATCGATGGAAGTCGCGGGGAGAATGGGTCAGCTCGTGCGGCACCACGATGGCGCGCGCGCCGTGCAGGAGCGCTCCCCATAGCTCCCAAACGGATACGTCGAACGACGAAGAGGTAAAAAGAGTCCACACGTCGTCGGCGCGAAATTGAACCGTCTCCGCGGTCGCCGCGAACAAGCGCACGACGTTCTGGTGCTCGACCATCACGCCTTTGGGCTGTCCCGTCGAGCCGGAGGTGTAGATGACATAGGCCAGGTGCCGCGCGGTGAGGCCCACCTCGGCGGGGTCCAAATTGTCCTCGGAGAGGCCCGGCGCGAGCGCCACCGCGTCGATGTCCACCACCGGCACGGGGCTGTCCGTGAGCCACTCTTCGAGCCCCAACCCCGTTTGCGTCAGCAGCACCTTGGGCGCGCTGTCGCGCAGCATGAAGGCCAGTCGCTCGGGCGGATACGACGGATCCAAGGGCACGTACGCCGCGCCGGCCTTGAGCACCGCCACGACGCCCACCACCATGGCCAGACCGCGCGCGGCGCACAATGCGACGCGATCGTCCGGCCGCACCCCGAGGCGCCGGAGGTGATGGGCGAGCCGATTGGCTCTCCGATTCAGCTCCGAGTACGTCAAGGACATGGATCCGTGGACCAAGGCGATGGCATCGGGCGTGCGGGCGACCTCTGCCTCGAACAATTCGTGGATGCACGCCTCGGCGGGATATTCCGCGGACGCATTCCATTCGTGCAAGACCCGGTGCCGCTCCCGCGCGGGCAACACGTCGAGGGTCCGGATGGCCTTTTCGGGGGCGCGCTCCAGCGCGTCCACCAATTCGGAGAGGGCCGCGACCATCGAGCTGCATACCTGCTCGGGCTCGATGGGGGCTTGCACTTCCACGGTGATGCGGAAGCCTCGTTCCAGCTCGTCCACCGACACGATGAGCGGATAATGGATGGAGCCTTGGCCGTCCGTGCGCAGCGCCTCGATCTCCGTCTCGTCCTTCGGTGCCTCGCGCGGAGCATCGCCCCGACCGTGGCGGTAATTGAGGAGCGACGAGAACAGGGGCGTGGGCGCCGCCACCCCGCTGCAGCGTTGGGCCACGGCCAGCGAGGCGTGCTCGTGATGCAGCAAGTCCGCCAGCCGTTCGTGCATCCGGCGCACCTTGGCCGCGACCCCCGTATCGTCGATGGCGATGCGCACGGGCAGGGTATTGATGAAGAGACCTACGGCACGCAGCGCATCCTCACCGGCCAGCATGCGTCCGAGGAGCACGGTGCCGAACACCACGTCGTCACGATCGGTGGCGCGCGCCAAGACCTGCGCCCACGCCACGTGGAAGAGCGTGGCCGCGCTCACCCCCAGACCGCGCGCCACCGCGCGAAGCCGCCGCGCGAGCTCGGGCTCGAGCTCGTGGTGCGCCTCCGTGATCCCGGCGGGGTCACCGTGCACGTCCAACAAACCGAAAGGTGCGGTTGGCTCGTCGACGTCCCCCAACAGACCTTGGAAGAACGCCTCGTGCTCCGCGCGGCTTACCCCGAGGCGCGTCTGCGCCACGAAGTCTCGGAATGGGATTGAGGCGGAGAGCTGGTGCGTTCTTCCGGACAGATGCGCCGTAACCTCCTGGTGCATCACCTGCAAGGTGAGATGGTCCATCACCAGATGATGGGTGACCAGGAGCAAGAGCCAACGCGAGCGGCCCGATGGGACCGGATCGCGTGCGATATAGGCACGAAGCAAGGGCGCCTTTCGAAGATCGAGCCTCTGCCGGCTCGACGCGGTCCGGCGGTGAAGCTGCTCGACCGCGTCCCCGTCTCGGGGGTCGAGCTCCACGTTTTCTACCGGGAGCACGGCGCGCCGCCAAACGACCTGGACCGGCTCGGGAACACCTTCCCAGATCACCGCCGTGCGCAAAATGTCGTGCCGATCGAGCACCGCCTGCATCGCGCGAAGGTAGCTCTCCAACTTCGCCCGCTCCTCGAACGCGAAGGTGAGCGATGCGACATAAGGATCGACGCCGGTCGCGAGCAGGTGGTGGAAGAGAATGCCCTCCTGCAGAGGTGCCAGCGGATAAATATCCTGCACATTGGCCGCGCCGCCCGCGACGCAACCCACCACATGCTCGATCTCCGCCGGCGTGAGGGCCACCAAAGGGAGCATCTCGGGCGCAATGGCGCGGCAGTCGTTTGGAATGAGGTTCGGTGGGACCACCAAAGGCAGCGCCTTTTGCTCCACGGTGGCGGCCAATTCGGACAGCGTCGATGCGGCGAACAGCGCGGGCACGCTCGCCGTGAATCCGCGGCGTCGCATTCGCTCGACCAGCGCCACCGCCATCAGCGAATGGCCACCCAATTCGAAGAAATTGTCATGGCGACCCACCCGATCGCGGTGGAGCAACTCCGACCAGAGTTGCGCGAGGATGGGCTCCACCTCGCCGCGAGGGGCCTCGTAGGCGCGTGCGGTGTAGGCTTTCGCATCGGGGGAGGGGAGCCGACCCCGATCGAGCTTGCCATTGGGCGTGAGCGGCATGCTCGGCATATGCACATAGGCCGCCGGCACCATGTAATCGGGCAATGTCCGCGACATGTGCGCGCGAAGCTCGGCGACCACGACCGGCTCCGCGGCCGTGTAGTACGCCACCAGGCGGGTGTCGCCGGGCACGTCTTGGCGCGCCCGGACGGCCGCTTCGCGCACGCCGGGATACGACGCGAGCCGCGCCTCGATTTCGCCCAGCTCGATGCGGAAGCCACGGATCTTCACCTGATCGTCATTGCGACCCAGATACTCGATATTCCCGTCGGGGAGCCATCGACCGATGTCCCCCGTCCGATACATCCGCGCCCCCGGCTCGCCGGCGAAGGGATCTTTCAGGAATCGCTGGGCGGTCAGCTCGGGGCGATGGAGATACCCCCGCGCGATGGCAGCCCCGCCGATGTACAGCTCTCCCGCGACGCCCCTGGGGACAGGCTCCCCGTCGCGGCCCAAGATGTAAACGCGCGTATTCGAAATCGGGCGGCCAATGGGAGGGGGCATGGCCTGCGCGGCCTGGCAATCGTACCACGTGGCCCATACGGTGGCCTCCGTGGGGCCGTAGCCGTTGATGAGCCGTGGACACTTGCCCGGATTCTGGGCGTGCCAGCGTTCGACGGTGGTGCGGTCGAGGGCTTCGCCGCCGACGATGACCGTTCGCAAGGCGTGGGCTCGCGGGCTCGCCGCCTGCGCGGCCATGAAGTGTCGAAAGGCGCTGGGCGGCTGACTGAGGACGGTGACCTCTTCGTCGCATATTAATCGATAAAGGTCGTCGGGGGAGCGGGTCTGCTCGTGCGACACCACAATCAGACGTGCGCCACGCAGGAGCGCTCCCCACAGCTCCCAGACGGAGACGTCGAACGACAAGGAGGTAAAAAGGGTCCATACGTCGTCCGCGTCGCCAAATGGAACGACGAACAAGCGGGTTACGCTCCGGTGCTCGACCATCACCCCTTTGGGCTGTCCCGTGGAGCCGGAGGTGTAGATCACATAGGCGAGGTTCCGCGAGGTGAGCCCCACGGTGGCGCGGTCCAGGTTGTCCTCTGGCAGATCCGGCGCCAGCTCCGCGGCGTCGATGCCGATGTCCACCACCGGCAAGGGGTCGTCCGCGAGGAGCCCAAAGGCCCCCGAATCCCGTTGCGTCAGCAGCACCTTGGGCGCGCTGTCGCGCAGCATGAAGGCCAGTCGCTCGGGCGGATACGATGGATCCAAGGGCACGTACCCCGCGCCGGCCTTGAGCACCGCCAGCACGCCGACCACCATCGCGAGCCCGCGCGCGGCGCACAACGCCACGCGATCGTCCGGCCGCACCCCGAGGCGCCGGAGATGATGGGCGAGCCGGTTGGCCCTTCGATTCAGCTCCGCGTACGTCAACGACGTAGGGCCGTGGACCAAGGCGATGGCATCGGGGGTTCGGGCGACCTCGGCCTCGAACAGCTCGTGGATGCAGGCCTCGACGGGATACGCCGCGGAGGTGGCATTCCATTCGTGCACGATCCGGTGTCGCTCCGGCGCCGGCAGAAGGTCCACGTTCCGCAGGCTCGTTTGCGGGGCGCGCTCCAAAGCGTCGACCAGCGCCGAAATGGCGGCCACCATCAAGTCGCATACGTGCTCGGGGTCGATAGGGGCTTGCGCTTGGGCATTGAGCGCAAAACCCTGCCCCAGGTCGTCGACCTGCATGAGCAAGGGATAATTGGTGCGCTCTTCCCAATGCAGCATCTCGATGCCGTGAACGGTCTGTCGCGCGCTCTCCGGGACTTCGGGGCTATGGCGATAATTGAGCAAGGAGGAGAACAAGGGGGTGCGCGCCGGCACCCTGCTGCAGCGCTGGGCCAACGCGAGCGAGGCGTGCTCGTGGTGAAGCAAATCGGCGAGCCCTTTGTGCACCCGCTGGACACCGGCTTCGACCCCCGTTTCATCGAGGGTGATTCGAATGGGCAGTGTGTTGATGAAGAGCCCCACCGCGCGCATGGCCGCATCACCACCCGAGAGGCGCCCGAGCAACACCGTACCGAAGACCACATCGTCGCGACCCGATGTCCGCGCCACGAGCTGGGCCCATGCCAGGTGGAACACGGCGGCCGCGCTCACCCCCAGGCGACGCGCGGTCTGGCGAAGCCGCCGCGCGAGGTCCGGCGCGAGCTTCCGGTCCGCCTCCGCGATTCCGCGGCCATCACCGCGCACCTCCGACATGCCGAAGGGCACCGTGGGCTCCTCGATCCCCTCGAGGAGGTGTCGAAAAAAGGACTCGTGCTCGGCGCGATTCACCCCGAGGCGCGTCTGGGCTATGAAATTGCGGAAGGGCACGGGTGCCGAAAGCCGACTCGTTTGGCCCGAGAGATAGGCCGTTACCTCCTCGTGCATCACCTCCAGGGTGTTATGGTCCAGCACCAGGTGATGGGTGAGCAGCAGCAAGAGCCAGCCCTCGCGAACCGTGTCGCGCGCGATGTAGGCGCGCAGCAAGGGCGCCTTTTCGAGATCGAGCCTTTGCCGATGCGGATCCACCCGGCGATGCATTCGCTCGGCCGCGACGCCGTCCGATGGCCCGAGCTCCAGCTCCTCCACCGGCAGCGCGGCCTGCCGCCATACCACTTGGACCGGCTCGGATACACCTTCCCAGACGATCGCCGTACGCAGGATATCGTGCCGCGCCATCACGGCCTGCAGGGCTTGCAGATAGCGCTCCAGCGAGGGCCGATCGTCGAAGCGAAAGGTCATCGAGACGACATAGGGATCTCCGTCCGTCGCCAGGAGATGGTGGAAAAGAATGCCCTCTTGCAAGGGGGCCAGCGGATAAATGTCTTGCACATTCGACGCTCCGCCCGCCACGCGCCCCACCACGCGGGCGATCTCGTTCGGCGCGAGCGCCACCAAAGGCAGCATCTCGGGCGTAATGGCCTGGCAGCTCTCCGGAATGCCGTTCGGCGGGACCTCGATCGAGGCGGCGCGGCGCCCGACCACGGCGGCGAATTGGGCCAAGGTTGGTGCGGCGAACAGCGCGCGGACGCTGCCCTTGAGGCCGCGCCTCCGCATTTTCTCCGTCAGCGCCACCCCCATCAGCGAATGTCCGCCCAATTCGAAGAAGTGGTCGTGGCGTCCAATCCGCTCACGCTGGAGCAGCTCCGACCATAGCTCCGCGAGGATGGACTCCACCTCCCCCTGCGGAGCTTCATGGGGCCGGATCCCGTACGCTCCCGCATCGGGCGCGGGCAGCGCGCGGCGATCGAGCTTTCCATTGGGGGTGAGCGGCAGCGACGCCAGGCGCACGTAGGCCGCCGGCACCATGTAATCCGGCAATGTCGCGGACAGATGTTCGCGGAGGTCGCGGACGGACAGATGCCGCGTGGCCGTGAAATAGGCGACGAGACGTTTTTCGCCCGCGGCATCTTCGCGCGCCAAGACCACGGTCTCGCCCACCCCGGGGTACAGCAGGATGCGCGCTTCGATCTCACCCAGCTCGATCCGGAAGCCGCGAATCTTGACCTGATCGTCGTTTCGACCCAGAAACTCGATGTTCCCATCCGAAAGCCACCGGGCGACATCGCCCGTCCGATACATTCGGGCTTCGGGCTCGTCCACGAAGGGATCGATCAGGAACCGCTCGGCGGTCAGCTCGGGCTTGCCGAGGTATCCGCGCGCGACCGGCACCCCACCGATGTACAACTCTCCGGTCACGCCCGCGGGGCAAGGCTCACGCCGGCTGTTTAGAATATAGATTCGTGCATTCGAAATGGGCCGGCCAATGGGAATGATCGCGGAGCTCGAAGAATGAGCCGTGCAATCCCACGCGGTGACGTCGACGGCGGCCTCGGTCGGCCCGTAGAGATTGTACAGTCGGGTGCTCGGGAGCCGTTCGCGAAAGCGCTCTACGCTGGACGCGGCCAACGCCTCGCCGCTGCAGACCACCCGCGTCAAGCCCTGGCAGCGGCTCGCATCGGCGTGCTCGAGAAACGTATTCAGCATGGACGGCACGAAATGCAATGTCGTGATCTCTTCCTGCTGAATCACCTCGGCCAGGTACGCAGGATCCTTATGACCGTGAGGGCGCGCCATGACCAATTTGGCGCCCGCCAACAAGGGCCAGAAGAACTCCCACACGGACACGTCGAAGCTGAAAGGCGTCTTCTGCAGCACGGTGTCGTGCGCCTGGAGCCCATAGGCTCGTTGCATCCAGATCAGACGATTGACCACGCTGCGATGCTCGTTCATCACCCCCTTCGGCTTACCGGTCGAGCCGGACGTATAGATCACGTACGCCAGATGTCGCGCGGTAAGCCCGGTGATGTCGCGCCGGGGATTCTCGGAGGAAAGATGCGAACACGCCTCCTCGGGGGCGTCCATATTCAACACGGGCCATGCCGCCTCGCGCGCCGCGGCGTCGAGCGCGACGCCGGCGTGTGTGAGCAGGACCTTCGGGGTGCTGTCGCGCAGCATGGAGGCGAGCCGTTCGGGCGGATAGGACGGATCGAGCGGGACATAGGCGCCGCCGGCCTTGAGGATCGCCAGGAGGGCGACCACCATCGCGACGCTCCGCTCCGCGCACAATGCGACGCGATCGTCCGGCCCGACACCGAGCTGCCGGAGACGGTGCGCGAGGCGGTTGGCCCGTTGATTCAACTCGGAATACGTCAACCTCGAATCGCCATGCACCAGGGCTACGACGTCGGGCGTTCGTGCCACCTGGGCTTCGAACAGCTCGTGGATGCACGCGTCGTGCGGATAGTCGCTGTGGGTCGCGTTCCACGCGTGAAGGACGCGCCTGCGCTCCGACCTTGGCAGCACGTCCACCGTTTGGATCGCCTTCTCCGGGGCGTGCTCCAGGGTCCGCACGAGCTGCGAAATGGCCGTGACCATCGAGGCGCTCGCGAGCTCGGGATCGATCGGCGCCTGCGCCTGAACGGTCAAGACGAACCCGCGTCCCACCGCCTCCAACGATACGATCAGCGGGCAAGGAGGGCGCGCATCGCCGTCCAG contains these protein-coding regions:
- a CDS encoding amino acid adenylation domain-containing protein, which gives rise to MQDEAMGQQLHENAAAPFHDGATFFQRLLAGVEEPTAPFGVLEARADGRDLGRARRAVEPGLARRLRKEAQRLGVSAASILHLAWALVLARVSGRDDVVFGTATKRIRTQLPVRIALADASARATVKQMHQLLSDLRRHPHAPPAPPFSSRLELGALDGDARPPCPLIVSLEAVGRGFVLTVQAQAPIDPELASASMVTAISQLVRTLEHAPEKAIQTVDVLPRSERRRVLHAWNATHSDYPHDACIHELFEAQVARTPDVVALVHGDSRLTYSELNQRANRLAHRLRQLGVGPDDRVALCAERSVAMVVALLAILKAGGAYVPLDPSYPPERLASMLRDSTPKVLLTHAGVALDAAAREAAWPVLNMDAPEEACSHLSSENPRRDITGLTARHLAYVIYTSGSTGKPKGVMNEHRSVVNRLIWMQRAYGLQAHDTVLQKTPFSFDVSVWEFFWPLLAGAKLVMARPHGHKDPAYLAEVIQQEEITTLHFVPSMLNTFLEHADASRCQGLTRVVCSGEALAASSVERFRERLPSTRLYNLYGPTEAAVDVTAWDCTAHSSSSAIIPIGRPISNARIYILNSRREPCPAGVTGELYIGGVPVARGYLGKPELTAERFLIDPFVDEPEARMYRTGDVARWLSDGNIEFLGRNDDQVKIRGFRIELGEIEARILLYPGVGETVVLAREDAAGEKRLVAYFTATRHLSVRDLREHLSATLPDYMVPAAYVRLASLPLTPNGKLDRRALPAPDAGAYGIRPHEAPQGEVESILAELWSELLQRERIGRHDHFFELGGHSLMGVALTEKMRRRGLKGSVRALFAAPTLAQFAAVVGRRAASIEVPPNGIPESCQAITPEMLPLVALAPNEIARVVGRVAGGASNVQDIYPLAPLQEGILFHHLLATDGDPYVVSMTFRFDDRPSLERYLQALQAVMARHDILRTAIVWEGVSEPVQVVWRQAALPVEELELGPSDGVAAERMHRRVDPHRQRLDLEKAPLLRAYIARDTVREGWLLLLLTHHLVLDHNTLEVMHEEVTAYLSGQTSRLSAPVPFRNFIAQTRLGVNRAEHESFFRHLLEGIEEPTVPFGMSEVRGDGRGIAEADRKLAPDLARRLRQTARRLGVSAAAVFHLAWAQLVARTSGRDDVVFGTVLLGRLSGGDAAMRAVGLFINTLPIRITLDETGVEAGVQRVHKGLADLLHHEHASLALAQRCSRVPARTPLFSSLLNYRHSPEVPESARQTVHGIEMLHWEERTNYPLLMQVDDLGQGFALNAQAQAPIDPEHVCDLMVAAISALVDALERAPQTSLRNVDLLPAPERHRIVHEWNATSAAYPVEACIHELFEAEVARTPDAIALVHGPTSLTYAELNRRANRLAHHLRRLGVRPDDRVALCAARGLAMVVGVLAVLKAGAGYVPLDPSYPPERLAFMLRDSAPKVLLTQRDSGAFGLLADDPLPVVDIGIDAAELAPDLPEDNLDRATVGLTSRNLAYVIYTSGSTGQPKGVMVEHRSVTRLFVVPFGDADDVWTLFTSLSFDVSVWELWGALLRGARLIVVSHEQTRSPDDLYRLICDEEVTVLSQPPSAFRHFMAAQAASPRAHALRTVIVGGEALDRTTVERWHAQNPGKCPRLINGYGPTEATVWATWYDCQAAQAMPPPIGRPISNTRVYILGRDGEPVPRGVAGELYIGGAAIARGYLHRPELTAQRFLKDPFAGEPGARMYRTGDIGRWLPDGNIEYLGRNDDQVKIRGFRIELGEIEARLASYPGVREAAVRARQDVPGDTRLVAYYTAAEPVVVAELRAHMSRTLPDYMVPAAYVHMPSMPLTPNGKLDRGRLPSPDAKAYTARAYEAPRGEVEPILAQLWSELLHRDRVGRHDNFFELGGHSLMAVALVERMRRRGFTASVPALFAASTLSELAATVEQKALPLVVPPNLIPNDCRAIAPEMLPLVALTPAEIEHVVGCVAGGAANVQDIYPLAPLQEGILFHHLLATGVDPYVASLTFAFEERAKLESYLRAMQAVLDRHDILRTAVIWEGVPEPVQVVWRRAVLPVENVELDPRDGDAVEQLHRRTASSRQRLDLRKAPLLRAYIARDPVPSGRSRWLLLLVTHHLVMDHLTLQVMHQEVTAHLSGRTHQLSASIPFRDFVAQTRLGVSRAEHEAFFQGLLGDVDEPTAPFGLLDVHGDPAGITEAHHELEPELARRLRAVARGLGVSAATLFHVAWAQVLARATDRDDVVFGTVLLGRMLAGEDALRAVGLFINTLPVRIAIDDTGVAAKVRRMHERLADLLHHEHASLAVAQRCSGVAAPTPLFSSLLNYRHGRGDAPREAPKDETEIEALRTDGQGSIHYPLIVSVDELERGFRITVEVQAPIEPEQVCSSMVAALSELVDALERAPEKAIRTLDVLPARERHRVLHEWNASAEYPAEACIHELFEAEVARTPDAIALVHGSMSLTYSELNRRANRLAHHLRRLGVRPDDRVALCAARGLAMVVGVVAVLKAGAAYVPLDPSYPPERLAFMLRDSAPKVLLTQTGLGLEEWLTDSPVPVVDIDAVALAPGLSEDNLDPAEVGLTARHLAYVIYTSGSTGQPKGVMVEHQNVVRLFAATAETVQFRADDVWTLFTSSSFDVSVWELWGALLHGARAIVVPHELTHSPRDFHRLVCEEGVTLLDLPPSVLRHVLAAGASSPNAHRLRMVFVGGEALDRGTIESWHAQNAEKRAPLINCYGPTETTITASWYTCPETAPVNPPIGRPIPTARIYILGRDGRPVPVGAAGELYIGGAAVARGYLHRPELTAERFLKDPFVRDPEARMYRTGDIGRWLPDGNIEFLGRNDDQVKIRGFRVELGEVEARLRALPGLREAVVLVREDVPGDKRLVAYYTAAEPAPAEALRAHLASGLPDHMVPAAYVHLEALPLTANGLKVDRHRLPAPGALAYTSRRYEAPQGEVESILAELWSESLHREGVGRHDNFFELGGHSLTAVTLMEKMRRRGLTASVRSLFAASTLSEFAAAVGREAPPVVVPPNAIPSDCPLITPAMLPLVALTAAEIERLVAGVDGGARNVQDIYPLAPLQEGILFHHLMATQGDPYVRSFGLGFADRTSLESYLRAVQAVIDRHDILRTAVVWEGVSEPVQIVWRRAVLPVEEVELEPSEEEATERLFRRVGPRTRPLDLEKAPLLRAYVARDTARDRWSLLLVTHHLVLDNLTMEVLSAEVEAHLSGQAERLSEPLPFRHLVAHARLGVSRAEHEAFFRRLLGDVDEPTAPFGLLEVRGDGSAHFREARQVLEPDLAAQLRQAARRLGVSAASLFHLAWARVLARVSGRDDVVFGTVLLGRALESDGAAHAMGVFINTLPVRIAIDETAVDTSARRVHTQLADLLHHEHASLALAQRCSGVAAPTPLFSSLLNYLHGQGRSNVELRTVHSDGYSNYPLTLSVDDLGEGFALTAQVQNPIEPDRVCGAMIAALSALAFALERSPEKTVRSLDVLPASERRRVLYEWNTRETGDPHDRCIHELFEAEVARMPDAIAVVQGASTWTYAELNRLSNRLARHLRQLGVGPDVLVASYVSRGPAMVIGLLAVLKAGGAYIPLDPAYPPERLAFMLRDSAPKVLLTCAGLSVDALSPREDMPVLDLDLPEPPWSDLEADNLEGTRVGSTPRHLAYVIYTSGSTGQPKGVMVEHRSVCNLVHWHGRTFGVGPGCRTSMVAGLGFDAAAWELWSGLCSGATIRLAPDEHADDPDALLGWWQEQELDIAFLPTPLAEMAISEQKLPRGLKALLIGGDRLRSPLGRTLPFALVNNYGPTETTVVATSGRVDAGHAVHIGRPIANTRVYILDAHGEPAPVGAAGELYIGGAGVARGYLNRPELTAERFRDDPFAREPGARMYRTGDIGRWLPNGNIEFLGRNDHQVKIRGFRIELGEIEARLRSYPGMRDVVVLAREHESGDKRLIAYYTAQEPAEVEDLREYMSAGLPSYMVPAAYLHLEAFPLTANGKLDARALPAPDLRAYASRGYEAPRGEVETILAGLWSELLQREQVGRRDNFFELGGHSLMAVTLMERLRRRGLAANVRSLFATSTLAELAAEIGSSGATAVIPPNAIPNDGSSRITPEMLPLVALTAPEIEQVVGTVTGGAPNVQDIYPLTPLQEGVLFHHALATEGDPYSFSVTLHFEHRAKLEGYLRATRAVIARHDILRTAVVWEGISEPVQVVWRQAVLPVEEVELKSANGDIAEQLYRWVDPRRHKPDLQKAPLLRAYVSRDGDRGGWVLLLLMHQLVMDHSAVAVMDEEVEAHLLGHPERLHPPIPFRNFVAQGRLGVSRAEHEAFFRELLNGVDGPTAPFGLLDVRGNGRGLDEARTALAPELALRLREAARRLRVSAASIIHLAWARVLARTSGRRDVVFGTVLLGRMLGAEGMDRAVGVFLNTLPVRIRIDETGAEASVLHMQQLLADLLHHEHAPLALAQRCSEVAAPTPLFSALLNYRHTPETLDPSPAWHGIETVHVEERTNYPLMLSVDDRGRGFNLTAQVRAPIEPDLICELMISVLSELVDALEQAPAKAVETLNALPPKERHRVLREWNAADSVYPHDLCIHEGFEARAARTPDAIAVVHGTSRSTYSELNRRANRLARHLRSLGVRPDDRVAVCAARSVSMVVALLAVLKAGGAYVPLDPSSPAPRLRGMLRDSAPKALLTQASLSAFGLTDGACPVLDLEAPKPPWSELSADNLDRAEVGLTRDHLAYVMYTSGSTGEPKGVMYEHGGVVNRLAWMQHADALQSHDTVLQKTPFTFDVSVWELFWPLTAGAKVVLAHAEGHRDAAYLVDTIRKERVTTVHFVPSMLPMFLDQPGAGSCTSLTRVVCSGEALPASIVDRVYATWPNARLSNQYGPTESGEVTAWPCTADGGRSSIPIGRPISNARIYILDERGEPVPTGVAGELYIGGVAVARGYLHRPELTAERFSKDPFVAESEARMYRTGDIGRWLPDGNIEFLGRNDDQIKIRGFRIEPREIETRLLSYPGVRDAVVTMREDAPGDARLVAYYVADEHLSVMELRAHLSRTLPEHMVPAAYVHLETLPLGPHGKRDRRVLPAPDAQAYATRKYEVPQGEVESALAAIWSELLNRAPLGRCDNFFDLGAHSLLILRAVSALQRARLPVTLRDVFEHPTVAGLAELLSVR